A single genomic interval of Mauremys reevesii isolate NIE-2019 linkage group 24, ASM1616193v1, whole genome shotgun sequence harbors:
- the ETV3L gene encoding ETS translocation variant 3-like protein encodes MHCGCVSEGVPSSCWLSGLAFPDWAYKAESSPGSRQIQLWHFILELLQKEEFRHVIAWQQGEYGEFVIKDPDEVARLWGRRKSKPQMNYDKLSRALRYYYNKRILHKTKGKRFTYKFNFSKLIFVNYPLWDVRYPSPPLLMGAASVYRPSVVSAGMQSELLQNMIFTRQALADQLAFRGGLRDPLDMASTGDKKGAASGPQFSSLPSPCCCGGVQDKFHRLAAFPSTFPHSGLGPPSSRQLCPPPQYPQPSSPDWSRFPSHVFQRGRSVLPPEERAQPHSPLGLPRSEAFLMGVSFPPIRLQGRAFPGLPLGTTRGPGSAMARGRLGFPPDLSQPEEGEEDQDASSAESCLAVKPELELEGRPQAKGAGSLDPGVMAVPRNPSAAGKTMQRCEGFAALGN; translated from the exons ATGCACTGTGGCTGCGTGTCCGAGGGGGTCCCCAGCTCCTGCTGGCTCTCAG GGCTGGCTTTCCCAGACTGGGCCTACAAGGCAGAATCCAGCCCCGGGTCCCGTCAGATCCAGCTCTGGCACTTCATCCTGGAGCTGCTGCAGAAGGAGGAGTTCCGCCATGTCATCGCCTGGCAGCAGGGCGAGTATGGGGAGTTTGTGATCAAGGACCCCGACGAGGTGGCGCgtctgtggggcaggaggaaaAGCAAACCGCAAATGAACTACGACAAGCTGAGCCGGGCCCTCAG gtatTATTACAACAAGCGCATCCTGCACAAGACCAAGGGCAAGAGGTTCACCTACAAGTTTAACTTCAGCAAACTCATCTTCGTCAATTACCCACTGTGGGACGTGCGCTACCCTTCCCCGCCCCTGCTGATGGGGGCCGCCAGCGTGTACCGCCCGTCCGTGGTCTCCGCCGGCATGCAGAGCGAG ctcctgcagAACATGATCTTCACCCGCCAGGCTCTGGCCGACCAGCTGGCCTTCCGCGGCGGCCTCAGGGACCCGCTGGACATGGCGAGCACAGGGGACAAGAAGGGGGCGGCCAGCGGGCCCC AGTTCAGCTcgctcccctctccctgctgctgtgGGGGAGTGCAGGACAAGTTCCACCGCCTGGCCGCCTTCCCGTCGACGTTCCCGCACTCCGGCCTCGGCCCCCCCTCCAGCCGtcagctctgcccccctccccagtacccccagcccagctcccccgaCTGGTCACGCTTCCCTAGCCATGTCTTCCAGCGCGGCCGGTCGGTGCTGCCCCCGGAGGAGagggcccagccccacagcccgttGGGACTCCCCAGGTCAGAAGCCTTCCTGATGGGTGTCAGCTTCCCACCCATTAGGCTGCAGGGGAGAGCGTTCCCCGGGCTCCCCTTGGGCACCACGCGGGGCCCCGGGAGCGCGATGGCCAGAGGGAGGCTGGGGTTCCCGCCGGACCTCTCCCAGcccgaggagggggaggaagaccAGGACGCCTCCTCTGCAGAGAGCTGCCTCGCTGTGAAACCAGAGCTGGAGCTTGAGGGTCGGCCTCAGGCCAAGGGCGCTGGCAGTCTGGATCCCG GCGTGATGGCCGTGCCCAGAAATCCTAGTGCGGCGGGAAAGACGATGCAGCGGTGCGAAGGCTTTGCCGCGCTTGGCAACTGA